Proteins co-encoded in one Arachis hypogaea cultivar Tifrunner chromosome 11, arahy.Tifrunner.gnm2.J5K5, whole genome shotgun sequence genomic window:
- the LOC112722053 gene encoding uncharacterized protein, which translates to MKKIKKINEEAWNYLNKWPMESWTKSAFSHAPKLDNICNNTCEVFNARIKEARAKPIITLLEEVRMFVMRTITKNKVKLANHVGKLPPVVQSRLDKIRKESKSWMPIWTGDDEYEKFEVHGHPTNMVVDLGKRLCTCQFWMLTGMPCVHACAALARVNKRPEDFCHKWLTMDAYRDTYAHYINSLSGQSLWKKSYQNRPQAPKKKKKPGPITKKRRKNADEGNEGSKKSKVTGTLKRQLKPFTCKYCLQKGHTKRGCPKKRAADVAQALADAATAKTKPTEQAPTQASPDAPAQAPPEAPSQAAPEAPAQPPAPVEIDLSQPNYSDAQ; encoded by the exons ATGAAGAAGATTAAGAAAATTAATGAAGAAGCGTGGAATTACCTGAACAAGTGGCCTATGGAGTCCTGGACAAAGTCAGCATTTAGTCATGCTCCTAAACTGGATAATATCTGCAATAACACTTGCGAGGTCTTTAATGCAAGAATTAAGGAAGCAAGGGCCAAGCCAATCATCACGCTACTTGAGGAGGTCAGAATGTTTGTCATGAGAACAATCACGAAAAACAAAGTTAAGTTAGCCAACCATGTGGGAAAGCTACCACCAGTGGTTCAAAGTAGGTTGGACAAGATCAGGAAGGAGTCTAAAAGTTGGATGCCAATCTGGACAGGGGATGATGAGTATGAGAAGTTTGAAGTTCATGGTCATCCAACTAACATGGTAGTGGACTTGGGCAAGCGACTCTGCACATGTCAATTCTGGATGCTAACAG GAATGCCCTGTGTGCATGCGTGTGCAGCCCTCGCAAGGGTGAATAAGAGACCTGAAGATTTCTGTCATAAGTGGCTCACCATGGACGCATATAGAGACACTTATGCACATTATATAAATTCATTGTCTGGACAATCTCTTTGGAAAAAATCTTACCAGAATAGACCACAAgctccaaagaaaaagaagaagccagGACCAATaacaaagaaaaggagaaagaatgcAGATGAGGGTAATGAGGGAAGCAAGAAATCTAAGGTAACTGGGACTCTAAAGAGACAACTAAAACCGTTTACTTGCAAATACTGTCTACAAAAGGGACACACAAAGAGGGGTTGTCCAAAAAAGAGAGCAGCTGATGTTGCTCAAGCTCTTGCTGATGCAGCTACTGCTAAGACAAAGCCCACTGAACAAGCACCTACTCAAGCTTCTCCAGATGCACCTGCTCAGGCTCCTCCAGAAGCACCTTCTCAAGCTGCTCCAGAAGCCCCTGCTCAGCCACCTGCACCAGTTGAGATCGACCTCTCCCAGCCAAACTACTCCGATGCACAATAG
- the LOC112723102 gene encoding epoxide hydrolase 2 gives MEDGIEHRTVNVNGINMHIAEKGEGPLILFIHGFPDLWYSWRHQIAFFASRGYRCVAPDLRGFGDSDAPSSPSAYTSLHIVGDLIGLLDAVAGEEEKVFVVGHDWGALTAWSLCMYRPERVKALVNLSVAFTPRHPMRKPLQTLRAVYGNDYYICRFQESGVIEEEFAEIGTERVLKEFLTYRNPGPLYLPKGKGFGHPTESPILLPSWLSEQECKYYASKYQKTGFTGGFNYYRSLDLNWELTAPWTGAQIKVPVKFVVGDVDLTYNAPGAKDYIHKGGFKRDVPLLEEVVVLEGAGHFLHQERPHEINKHIYDFFRNFS, from the exons ATGGAGGATGGGATAGAGCACCGTACGGTGAATGTGAATGGCATAAACATGCACATAGCTGAGAAGGGTGAAGGGCCTCTCATCCTATTCATCCATGGCTTCCCAGACCTATGGTACTCGTGGCGCCACCAGATAGCCTTCTTTGCATCCCGAGGGTACCGCTGCGTGGCCCCCGACCTCCGCGGCTTCGGTGACAGCGATGCACCCAGCAGCCCGAGCGCCTACACGAGCCTCCACATCGTGGGAGACCTCATCGGGCTGCTGGATGCAGTAGCCGGAGAGGAGGAGAAGGTGTTTGTGGTTGGACATGACTGGGGAGCCTTGACTGCTTGGAGCCTCTGCATGTATCGGCCTGAGAGAGTGAAGGCTCTTGTTAACTTGAGCGTTGCCTTCACTCCCAGACACCCCATGCGAAAGCCCCTTCAAACCTTGAGAGCTGTTTATGGCAACGACTACTACATCTGCAGGTTTCAG GAGAGTGGAGTTATAGAGGAGGAGTTTGCGGAGATTGGAACTGAAAGAGTGTTGAAGGAATTCCTGACATATAGGAACCCTGGTCCGCTTTATCTGCCTAAGGGTAAAGGCTTTGGCCATCCAACTGAATCTCCCATTCTGTTGCCATCATGGCTTTCTGAACAAGAATGCAAATACTATGCCTCTAAATATCAAAAGACTGGCTTCACTGGGGGATTCAACTACTATAGGAGTTTGGATCT AAACTGGGAGCTGACTGCACCGTGGACTGGTGCTCAAATCAAAGTTCCGGTGAAGTTTGTGGTGGGGGATGTTGACCTGACATACAACGCGCCGGGCGCCAAGGACTACATTCACAAAGGAGGCTTCAAAAGAGATGTGCCGCTTCTGGAGGAGGTGGTTGTTCTTGAAGGTGCAGGCCACTTCCTCCACCAAGAAAGGCCTCATGAAATCAACAAACACATCTATGACTTTTTTCgtaacttctcatga
- the LOC112723104 gene encoding oxaloacetate tautomerase FAHD1, mitochondrial, producing MAAACEKLLQLSTKIVAVGRNYAAHAKELGNAVPKEPVLFLKPTSSYLPNGGTIQIPHNEGSLHHEVELAVVIAKKARDVPQSSAMDYVAGYALALDMTARDLQATAKSAGLPWTLAKGQDTFTPISSILPKNLVPNPDDLELWLKVDEEIRQKGSTKDMIFKIPFIISHISSVMTLFEGDVILTGTPPGVGPVKEGQTITAGITGLVDVQFNVEKRKKPSSS from the exons ATGGCAGCAGCCTGTGAGAAGCTTCTGCAACTGAGCACCAAGATCGTCGCCGTTGGCAGAAACTACGCTGCCCATGCTAAAGAATTAGGCAACGCCGTTCCCAag GAGCCGGTGTTGTTTCTGAAGCCAACTTCGTCTTACTTGCCAAATGGCGGAACAATTCAAATCCCACACAATGAGGGATCTCTGCATCATGAGGTCGAGCTGGCTGTCGTCATCGCCAAAAAAGCTCGTGATGTCCCCCAATCATCTGCCATGGATTATGTTGCTG GTTATGCACTTGCACTGGATATGACTGCCAGGGATCTGCAAGCTACTGCAAAG TCTGCAGGTCTTCCATGGACTTTGGCAAAAGGCCAGGACACTTTCACACCAATTAGTTCAATT TTGCCAAAGAATCTGGTGCCGAACCCGGATGATCTAGAATTGTGGTTAAAG GTAGATGAGGAGATTCGGCAAAAGGGCTCAACCAAGGACATGATCTTTAAGATCCCATTTATAATTAGTCACATAAGTTCTGTCATGACATTGTTTGAAGGAGATGTGATACTAACTG GCACTCCTCCAGGTGTTGGCCCTGTGAAAGAAGGTCAAACAATAACCGCCGGCATTACAGGCCTTGTCGACGTGCAATTCAatgttgaaaaaagaaaaaagccttCAAGCTCTTGA
- the LOC112723101 gene encoding lipoamide acyltransferase component of branched-chain alpha-keto acid dehydrogenase complex, mitochondrial, which yields MLTRISHRKLWTSARRVLRPSLCRTSSARLPSPLSHSHTFSSSAFALRSTTYAYFDFNFLHWKRHCFSTQPALELPAGKIVDVPLAQTGEGIAECELLKWHVQEGDYIEDFQPLCEVQSDKATIEITSRYKGKVAHVLHVPGDIVKVGETLLKILVDETAFPSATVGDSEITKSLHSDQVLVNESASAIAALGNSNNAELLDSDLEKRKRAAVLSTPAVRSLAKQHGIDINEVCGTGKDGRVLKEDVLNFAAKKGIIVSVSAVLDADNVEKPRGAEGYTVTPEYKSPSEDRILPLRGYQRAMVKSMSLAAKVPHFHYVDEINCNALVELKTAFQKNNPYPDVKHTFLPILVKSLSMALTKYPALNSCFKEDSMEVILKGSHNIGVAMATPNGLVVPNIKNVQSLSILEITKELARLQQLASENKLTSEDISGGTITLSNIGAIGGKFGSPLLNLPEVSIIAIGRIQKIPQFDGNGNVYPVSLMTVNVGADHRVLDGATVSRFCNEWKQLIENPELLMLHLK from the exons ATGCTCACCCGGATATCTCACAGGAAGCTTTGGACCTCCGCCCGCCGGGTTCTCCGCCCATCTCTCTGCCGGACCTCCTCTGCTCGGCTGCCCTCacctctctctcactctcacacCTTCTCTTCTTCTGCATTTGCTCTTCGTTCTACAACTTATGCTTATTTTGAT TTCAATTTTCTGCATTGGAAGAGGCATTGCTTTTCTACTCAACCTGCACTAGAACTTCCTGCCGGCAAGATCGTGGATGTGCCGTTGGCACAAACTGGTGAAGGTATTGCAGAATGTGAACTTCTCAAATGGCATGTCCAAGAG GGGGACTATATTGAAGACTTTCAACCACTTTGTGAAGTTCAAAGTGATAAAGCTACTATAGAAATCACAAGTCGTTACAAAGGAAAAGTTGCACATGTTCTCCATGTTCCTGGAGATATTGTAAAG GTTGGAGAAACTCTTTTGAAGATATTAGTTGATGAGACTGCATTCCCTTCCGCGACTGTCGGTGATTCAGAAATTACAAAGTCACTTCATTCTGATCAAGTATTAGTCAATGAGTCTGCATCTGCTATAGCGGCTCTTGGTAATTCAAATAATGCAGAATTACTAGATTCTGATCTTGAAAAAAGGAAACGTGCTGCAGTATTATCAACACCTGCTGTAAGGAGTCTGGCAAAGCAACATGGTATAGACATAAATGAAGTATGTGGAACTGGAAAAGATGGAAGGGTACTGAAAGAAGATGTGCTCAATTTTGCTGCTAAGAAGGGAATCATTGTAAGTGTATCTGCTGTTTTGGATGCTGATAATGTAGAGAAGCCTCGAGGAGCAGAAGGATATACTGTGACACCTGAGTATAAATCACCATCAGAGGATAGGATACTTCCCCTAAG GGGATACCAAAGAGCAATGGTAAAATCAATGTCTCTGGCTGCCAAGGTCCCACATTTCCATTATGTAGACGAGATAAACTGCAATGCTCTAGTGGAGCTTAAAACAGCGTTTCAGAAAAACAATCCTTATCCAGATGTCAAGCACACTTTTCTGCCAATATTAGTCAAATCACTGTCAATGGCCCTCACCAAGTACCCCGCTTTGAATAGTTGCTTCAAAGAGGATTCAATGGAGGTCATACTCAAAG GTTCACACAACATTGGAGTTGCCATGGCTACTCCAAATGGTCTAGTTGTACCAAACATAAAGAATGTTCAGTCTCTTTCAATATTGGAG ATAACCAAAGAACTGGCAAGGCTGCAACAATTGGCTTCAGAGAACAAGTTAACTTCTGAGGATATATCTGGTGGGACGATTACTTTAAGCAACATTGGAGCAATTGGTGGAAAGTTTGGTTCCCCTCTTCTCAACCTGCCTGAAGTCTCCATTATTGCCATTGGTCGAATTCAGAAAATTCCACAGTTTGATGGCAATGGAAATGTGTATCCAGTATCACTCATGACG GTTAATGTTGGTGCAGATCATAGAGTCTTGGATGGAGCAACCGTTTCAAGATTTTGCAATGAGTGGAAACAATTAATTGAAAATCCAGAGCTCCTAATGTTGCATttgaaatga
- the LOC112722051 gene encoding uncharacterized protein produces the protein MKNKVKLANYVDKLPPVIHSRLEKVRKESKHWHPIWTSDTSYEKFEVHGYLANHVVDLGKHLCTCQFRMLTGIPCVHACAALARVNKNPEDFCHKLVTMESYRETYRHHINPIPGQTFWEVSESLKP, from the exons ATGAAGAACAAGGTTAAATTAGCTAATTATGTGGATAAGTTGCCGCCGGTAATTCACAGTCGTTTGGAGAAAGTAAGAAAAGAGTCAAAACATTGGCACCCAATATGGACAAGTGATACTAGTTATGAGAAATTTGAGGTACATGGTTACCTAGCCAACCATGTTGTTGATCTAGGAAAGCACCTTTGCACGTGTCAATTTCGGATGCTGACAG GAATACCCTGTGTGCATGCCTGTGCTGCACTAGCTAGAGTGAACAAAAATCCAGAGGATTTTTGCCACAAACTAGTTACAATGGAATCCTATAGAGAGACATATCGGCATCATATCAATCCTATTCCTGGGCAGACCTTCTGGGAGGTTTCAGAATCTCTTAAGCCCTAA
- the LOC112722052 gene encoding uncharacterized protein, translating into MATCKVKGCPWVVYASRDHEDTCWKIKTFVNDHTCPREDKNRAANRNWVASKLVKKVRKYPNFKHCDAATYFKSRFDLSLNKNSISRALFDARNVVFGDEKKQYKMLRDYSLTLLKTNPGSTVEICCTPQPQSDPVFEKMYVCLNRCKNSFKSGCRPLIGLDSAFLKTQFGGQILSVVGKDANHHIYIIAWAIVGVENKENWKWFLELLHQDLGDYRQHRWCFISDMQNGTA; encoded by the exons ATGGCTACTTGTAAAGTGAAAGGATGTCCATGGGTGGTGTATGCATCAAGGGATCATGAAGATACTTGTTGGAAAATAAAGACCTTCGTTAATGATCATACATGCCCAAGGGAGGATAAGAACAGGGCAGCTAACAGAAATTGGGTGGCGAGCAAACTAGTCAAGAAGGTTAGGAAGTACCCAAATTTCAAGCATTGTGATGCTGCCACTTACTTCAAGTCAAGGTTTGacttgtccttgaacaagaactcAATATCAAGGGCCCTCTTTGATGCAAGAAATGTGGTGTTCGGGGATGAAAAGAAACAATACAAAATGCTGAGGGATTATAGTCTTACACTTCTTAAGACTAATCCTGGATCAACAGTTGAAATTTGTTGCACTCCCCAACCTCAATCTGATccagtgtttgagaaaatgtatGTGTGCTTGAATAGATGCAAGAATAGTTTCAAATCCGGATGCCGACCGTTGATTGGACTGGACAGTGCTTTCCTGAAAACTCAATTTGGTGGGCAAATTCTGTCGGTAGTGGGGAAGGATGCTAATCACCATATCTACATCATAGCATGGGCAATTGTTGGCGTAGAAAACAAGGAGAATTGGAAGTGGTTTCTTGAGTTGCTACACCAAGACCTTGGAGACTATAGGCAACATAGGTGGTGCTTTATATCTGACATGcagaat GGAACTGCATGA